In the Mycolicibacter sp. MU0102 genome, one interval contains:
- a CDS encoding mycoredoxin, with protein sequence MNQLVMYTTQWCGYCRQLKASLKKLEIDFEEIDIELDPTAAEFVSSANGGNRTVPTLRFPDGSTLTNPTGREVKAKLERLGG encoded by the coding sequence GACCCAGTGGTGCGGTTACTGCCGGCAGCTCAAAGCGTCGCTGAAGAAGCTCGAGATCGACTTCGAAGAGATCGACATCGAGCTGGACCCCACCGCAGCGGAGTTCGTCAGCTCAGCCAACGGCGGCAACCGCACGGTGCCGACGCTGCGTTTCCCCGACGGATCGACGCTGACGAACCCGACCGGGCGTGAGGTCAAGGCGAAGCTGGAGCGCCTCGGCGGGTAG